The following coding sequences are from one Chelonoidis abingdonii isolate Lonesome George chromosome 4, CheloAbing_2.0, whole genome shotgun sequence window:
- the BAK1 gene encoding bcl-2 homologous antagonist/killer: MASGNSSDPPDRHQRRTSERLNSEDQVAQETEEVFRSYAFHRYQQEREEGGGEVPMDPEIAEIQQEPGSTSNQVGRRLAIIGDDINMRYDAEFQNMLKTLQPTKDNAYEYFTKIASSLFDSGINWGRVIALLGFGYRMAIHVYQHGVTGFLRSIARYVAEFVLRNRIAQWIADQGGWVAALELDNVYVLYMMGVLVVVLLGHLVVRRFFSP, translated from the exons ATGGCCTCTGGGAACAGCAGCGACCCACCAGACCGTCATCAGCGCAGGACCAGCGAGAGGCTCAATTCAG AAGATCAGGTGGCCCAGGAGACCGAGGAGGTGTTCCGGAGCTATGCCTTCCACCGCTACcagcaggagagggaagagggcGGAGGGGAGGTGCCGATGGACCCCGAGATTGCAGAGATCCAGCAGGAGCCGGGCAG CACCAGTAACCAGGTGGGCAGGCGCCTGGCCATCATTGGAGATGACATCAACATGCGGTATGACGCAGAGTTCCAGAACATGCTGAAGACCCTGCAGCCCACGAAGGACAATGCCTACGAGTACTTCACTAAGATAGCCTCCAG CTTGTTTGACAGCGGCATTAACTGGGGCAGGGTGATTGCGCTGCTGGGGTTCGGTTACCGGATGGCGATTCATGTGTACCAGCACGGGGTGACCGGCTTCCTCCGGAGCATTGCTCGCTACGTGGCAGAATTCGTGCTCCGCAACCGCATCGCCCAGTGGATCGCCGACCAAGGAGGATGG GTGGCAGCACTGGAGTTGGATAACGTTTACGTATTGTACATGATGGGGGTGTTGGTCGTGGTCCTGCTGGGTCATTTGGTGGTACGACGCTTCTTCAGCCCATGA